Proteins found in one Perca fluviatilis chromosome 9, GENO_Pfluv_1.0, whole genome shotgun sequence genomic segment:
- the LOC120566071 gene encoding retinoic acid-induced protein 2-like, which translates to MEGSDDVSVTRTLSQTDVCSADVGGGGEIPSKVEDGGNPLSPAESCGGGGGGSGGGGGSATGLSKGGLSNRMEPPAPPVVSPTAESPGGVALKVATTVLHPVCLGDSPLMLPIHLQMAGAAGAQLGQMGAAPYLITSQSPVSLPLVLDQQVLQHMGPSVIPQSTNCPQLPLQNNVLCPNLFGLPPAVEQKSAGQTQDANLLSLLQNPAFAAILQDLFPSQAGSSTCQSPGSTFFPLPPLTAPYSSPLAPLVPPATLLVPYPVIIPLPVPLPVPLPIPIPVPQAEDSKGNMPKPVCTVSKSTQTSPKDTTSPSLSSRRCMPSFQPQNVSPSSLPVDEGQALDLSVRARPVELKQEYPSPQQDSVLDLSVPAVRKKCVQSDREAALRSGQDASGTSLSLGVECTPSLDSKLLGSLASLEFSRQHKWVVDSSAGGSSSLSQQASLSAAGNLEIVSTSQTAKVIVSVKDAIPAILCGKIKGLSGVSTKNFSIKRDGSQGPSLQQLYGVPSASHGEQHDPNNPHKKLPKNRAIKLKKVSSQEIHFLPMKKQRLAALLPRK; encoded by the coding sequence ATGGAGGGTAGCGATGATGTGTCTGTAACCAGGACGCTGTCCCAGACGGACGTGTGCAGCGCTGacgtgggaggaggaggagaaatcCCCAGTAAAGTGGAGGATGGAGGAAACCCGCTCAGTCCTGCTGAGTCCTGCGGTGGCGGTGGTGGTGgcagcggcggcggcggcggcagtGCAACAGGACTGAGCAAAGGCGGGCTCTCTAACCGGATGGAGCCTCCTGCACCGCCAGTTGTGAGCCCCACTGCTGAATCTCCGGGAGGCGTGGCGCTTAAAGTCGCCACAACCGTGCTGCACCCGGTGTGCCTGGGAGACAGCCCGCTGATGCTGCCCATTCACCTCCAGATGGCCGGGGCAGCCGGAGCGCAGCTCGGCCAAATGGGGGCAGCACCGTACTTGATAACAAGCCAGAGCCCTGTTTCACTTCCCCTGGTCCTGGATCAGCAGGTCCTCCAGCACATGGGCCCCTCTGTGATTCCTCAGAGCACTAACTGCCCTCAGCTGCCGCTCCAGAACAACGTCCTGTGTCCCAATCTGTTTGGTTTGCCTCCAGCGGTGGAGCAGAAGTCAGCAGGACAGACGCAGGACGCtaaccttctctctctcctgcagaATCCAGCTTTTGCGGCCATCCTGCAGGATCTCTTCCCGTCCCAGGCCGGTTCATCAACCTGTCAGTCACCGGGCTCCACCTTCTTCCCGCTTCCTCCACTCACAGCTCCCTACAGCTCCCCTCTGGCCCCGTTGGTCCCTCCTGCCACACTGCTAGTCCCCTACCCTGTCATCATCCCCCTGCCGGTGCCTCTGCCCGTCCCTCTTCCCATCCCCATTCCTGTCCCTCAGGCTGAGGACTCAAAGGGGAACATGCCAAAACCGGTTTGCACTGTGAGTAAAAGCACTCAAACGTCTCCAAAAGATACTACCTCTCCTTCGTTGTCTTCACGCAGATGCATGCCGTCGTTCCAGCCGCAAAATGTGTCTCCGTCCTCGCTCCCTGTAGATGAGGGACAGGCTCTGGACCTTTCTGTCAGAGCACGTCCAGTTGAACTAAAACAGGAGTACCCCAGCCCTCAGCAGGACAGCGTGCTCGACTTGTCAGTGCCCGCTGTGAGGAAAAAGTGCGTTCAGTCCGACAGGGAAGCAGCGTTGCGTTCTGGCCAAGACGCTAGTGGCACGTCTCTGTCTCTGGGTGTTGAATGCACTCCGAGTTTAGATTCCAAACTCCTGGGCAGTCTGGCTTCGCTGGAGTTCAGCCGGCAGCACAAGTGGGTGGTTGACAGCAGCGCCGGTGGGTCGAGTTCTCTGAGTCAGCAGGCGTCTCTGAGTGCAGCCGGCAACCTGGAGATAGTCAGCACCTCGCAGACGGCCAAAGTCATCGTCTCGGTGAAGGACGCCATCCCCGCCATCCTCTGCGGAAAGATCAAAGGCCTGTCGGGAGTCTCCACCAAGAACTTCTCCATCAAACGGGACGGCAGCCAGGGGCCGTCTCTGCAGCAGCTCTACGGCGTGCCGTCTGCGTCCCACGGCGAGCAGCACGACCCCAACAACCCGCATAAGAAGCTCCCTAAGAACAGAGCAATCAAACTGAAGAAGGTCAGCTCGCAAGAGATCCATTTCCTGCCCATGAAGAAGCAGAGACTTGCAGCGCTGCTCCCCAGGAAGTGA